The Burkholderia pyrrocinia genome includes a window with the following:
- a CDS encoding TagF domain-containing protein has product MITAPSVWGKLPAFGDFVRHRATSDGIDAWQAWFGQLVPRMPAAAPREQVAGERGWVHLAPPTLAIDPPFHPLPWSFVLAPGTVRIGGAHYVVGSLGSSTDKVGRRHPFVVYQVASRRWLERHLEDPRGWLFWLARLSARHIHDSAPAVGFTEQLEQLWLLHRPDWRERLGFSARTPDARACRAIVESADGYDPSAGLDGVAHLPWNRWPRCVGNGELRMAFWKQDAAGRYVDATAQLPREFQGVQHFEFV; this is encoded by the coding sequence ATGATCACGGCGCCGTCGGTCTGGGGGAAATTGCCGGCGTTCGGCGATTTCGTCAGACATCGCGCGACGAGTGACGGAATCGACGCGTGGCAGGCATGGTTCGGGCAGCTCGTGCCGCGCATGCCCGCGGCGGCACCGCGTGAGCAGGTCGCCGGGGAGCGGGGCTGGGTACATCTGGCACCGCCGACGCTCGCAATCGACCCGCCGTTTCATCCGCTGCCGTGGAGTTTCGTGCTCGCTCCCGGCACCGTGCGAATCGGCGGCGCGCACTATGTTGTCGGTTCGCTGGGTAGCTCGACCGACAAGGTCGGGCGCAGGCATCCGTTCGTCGTGTATCAGGTGGCGAGCCGGCGCTGGCTCGAACGGCACCTCGAGGATCCTCGTGGCTGGCTGTTCTGGCTGGCCCGTTTGTCGGCACGGCACATCCACGATTCGGCGCCGGCCGTCGGGTTCACCGAGCAGCTCGAACAGCTCTGGCTGCTGCATCGGCCGGACTGGCGCGAGCGGCTCGGTTTTTCGGCGAGAACGCCGGACGCGCGGGCCTGTCGCGCCATCGTGGAATCGGCGGACGGCTATGATCCGTCTGCGGGGCTCGACGGGGTCGCCCATCTGCCCTGGAATCGCTGGCCGCGGTGCGTCGGGAATGGCGAACTCCGCATGGCCTTCTGGAAGCAGGATGCCGCGGGCCGATATGTCGATGCGACGGCGCAGCTGCCGCGGGAATTTCAAGGCGTGCAGCATTTCGAATTCGTCTGA
- a CDS encoding response regulator: MIQTLIADDHAIVRSGLKQIIATTTDIVVVDEAARGTEVIDKLRARRVDLLLLDMTMPGINGVALIRRVRIEYPALPILVLSIHNEAQVVSRALRAGATGYVTKDSDPDILLAAMRKLAAGGRFIDPTLVDAVVFETHAEGAPPHEILSNREFQVLQMLAAGQSINEIAESFSLSAKTISTHKMRLMQKLNLNNNAELIRYAIKHGIVGE, from the coding sequence ATGATCCAAACACTGATTGCCGATGATCACGCGATCGTCCGCAGCGGCCTGAAGCAGATCATTGCGACGACCACCGACATCGTCGTCGTCGACGAGGCTGCGCGCGGCACCGAAGTGATCGACAAGCTGCGCGCCCGCCGCGTCGATCTGCTGCTGCTCGACATGACGATGCCGGGCATCAACGGTGTCGCGTTGATTCGCCGGGTGCGTATCGAGTATCCCGCGTTGCCGATCCTCGTGCTGAGCATCCACAACGAGGCTCAGGTCGTGTCGCGCGCGTTGCGCGCCGGCGCGACGGGCTACGTGACCAAGGACAGCGATCCCGACATCCTGCTCGCAGCCATGCGCAAGCTTGCTGCTGGCGGCCGATTCATCGATCCGACGCTCGTGGATGCCGTCGTTTTCGAGACACACGCCGAAGGCGCCCCGCCGCATGAAATCCTGTCAAACCGGGAGTTTCAGGTCTTGCAGATGCTTGCGGCGGGGCAGAGCATCAACGAGATCGCGGAATCGTTCTCGCTCAGCGCGAAAACCATCAGCACGCACAAGATGCGACTGATGCAGAAGCTCAATCTGAACAACAACGCGGAATTGATCCGCTATGCGATCAAGCACGGGATTGTCGGGGAGTGA
- a CDS encoding PAAR domain-containing protein, which yields MRDEQGRDMARLGDTTDHGGKVIEAATDLTHMGIRVALDGHLVECPKCGGVYPILATGKFTHRDTRVAYHGDKTTCGATLLPA from the coding sequence ATGAGAGACGAGCAGGGCCGCGACATGGCCCGTCTGGGTGATACGACCGATCACGGCGGCAAGGTGATCGAAGCGGCAACGGATCTGACCCACATGGGTATCCGCGTCGCGTTGGACGGCCACCTCGTCGAGTGCCCGAAGTGCGGCGGAGTCTATCCGATCCTCGCCACCGGCAAGTTCACCCATCGTGACACACGGGTCGCCTATCACGGCGACAAGACCACCTGCGGCGCGACGCTGCTGCCTGCCTGA
- a CDS encoding type VI secretion system Vgr family protein codes for MFNPLQARTLAVSGAALPAYGVDGTPILQPVRLSGTEAIGELFEYTVELKTPDALAFAPSVAANVDLDRIVGTEVTVSIELEGIGRPVPGLPGAANIGAGTREITGLVTAARIVREDGRSIVYALTLRPWLWLATKNQDCRVFQNMTVVEITDAVLSAYTFPVEKRLYGPAPQTPYPARDTQRQHWQSDFEFIAMLWQEWGLYWWFEHSDGKQRLVLTDAMAAHQPHGDAYRTIRYEAPTGKRMDEEHIHALSLTSELTTGAVTVVDYDYLQPGARLTARQQDPRDTGHAEQEEYAWGDYAQPQAGTAAANRPRDEAAHLARVRLEALRCQGKRARGAGKLRGLQAGRTFTLTHYPQQAGNREYLVVSSRLVIEEVGEASGAGQQYHCEANFELQPTNEPFRLLRTIARPRVHGPEYAIVTGPKDQEIWTDAQGRIKLQFLWDRLGKKDERSSCWVRVSSPWQGNQFGAMHLPRIGQEVIVDFINGDPDLPIVMGRVVNAHNEAGWKLPDNHALSGFRSREIGGARANHFLQDDTKGQIQTQLASDHGASQLSLGHITRVEGNTGRREARGEGLELRTDRDGVVRAARGLLVTTEARPNARSHAKDMGETVARLTQARELQESMAGLAQQHEAQGSNDSQREIAKAIKAQNDAIRGGTKTGDNPFPEFAEPHLTLSSPAGIQLTTAGSTHLASDEHLAVSTGGDVGFATGKSFFASIANAFSLFVHKLGIRLVAASGKVRIQAQQDEVEIIAKKVVELMSTTDWINVTGKQGIRLSGGGSALEISAAGIVGFTHGKFLVHAGSHGTDGPQGKGAGFPPSPQSGPGQLELLRHYAGGQPVKHSEWTVTDSLGAVHRGTLDAAGRAIASGLAPGAVRVHFGRDPHDPWAADSYLKPPSWRPSDAAGTTPTGATASNDALPAVVPFV; via the coding sequence ATGTTCAATCCCTTGCAAGCGCGCACGCTTGCCGTGTCGGGCGCGGCGCTGCCCGCCTATGGCGTCGACGGCACGCCAATCCTGCAGCCGGTGCGCCTGTCCGGCACTGAGGCGATCGGCGAACTGTTCGAGTACACGGTCGAACTCAAGACCCCCGACGCCCTCGCATTCGCCCCAAGCGTGGCCGCCAATGTCGACCTCGACCGCATCGTCGGCACCGAGGTAACCGTCTCGATCGAACTGGAAGGGATCGGCCGACCTGTTCCGGGGCTGCCGGGGGCGGCCAACATTGGCGCCGGCACGCGCGAGATCACCGGGCTCGTGACCGCCGCGCGGATCGTGCGCGAGGATGGCCGCTCGATCGTCTACGCGCTTACGCTGCGTCCGTGGCTGTGGCTCGCGACGAAGAACCAGGACTGCCGCGTGTTCCAGAACATGACCGTGGTGGAGATCACCGACGCGGTGCTGTCGGCGTACACGTTCCCGGTCGAGAAGCGTCTGTATGGGCCCGCGCCGCAGACGCCGTATCCGGCCCGCGACACCCAGCGACAGCACTGGCAGAGCGACTTCGAGTTCATCGCGATGCTGTGGCAGGAGTGGGGCCTCTACTGGTGGTTCGAGCACTCGGACGGCAAGCAGCGGCTGGTGCTGACCGATGCGATGGCCGCGCACCAGCCGCACGGCGACGCGTATCGGACGATCCGCTACGAAGCGCCGACGGGTAAGCGCATGGATGAAGAGCATATCCACGCGCTGTCGCTCACGAGCGAACTGACGACCGGTGCGGTGACGGTGGTCGACTACGACTACCTGCAGCCCGGCGCTCGTCTGACCGCGCGGCAGCAGGATCCGCGCGACACCGGACATGCTGAGCAGGAAGAATACGCGTGGGGCGATTATGCGCAGCCGCAGGCCGGCACGGCCGCGGCCAACCGGCCGCGGGACGAAGCGGCGCATCTGGCCCGCGTGCGGCTGGAAGCGTTGCGCTGCCAGGGCAAGCGCGCCCGCGGCGCGGGCAAGTTGCGCGGCCTGCAGGCGGGACGCACGTTCACCCTTACGCACTACCCGCAGCAGGCCGGCAACCGCGAATACCTCGTTGTCTCGAGCCGGCTCGTGATCGAGGAAGTGGGCGAGGCCAGCGGCGCCGGCCAGCAGTACCACTGCGAAGCCAACTTCGAACTGCAGCCGACCAACGAACCGTTCCGCCTGCTGCGCACGATTGCGCGGCCGCGCGTGCATGGGCCGGAATACGCGATCGTCACCGGCCCGAAGGATCAGGAGATCTGGACCGACGCCCAGGGCCGCATCAAGCTCCAGTTCCTCTGGGATCGCCTGGGCAAGAAGGACGAGCGCTCCAGCTGCTGGGTGCGGGTGTCGTCGCCATGGCAGGGCAACCAGTTCGGCGCGATGCACCTGCCGCGCATCGGCCAGGAGGTGATTGTCGATTTCATCAACGGCGATCCGGATCTGCCGATCGTGATGGGCCGGGTCGTCAATGCGCACAACGAAGCCGGCTGGAAGCTGCCCGACAATCACGCGCTGTCCGGATTCCGCAGCCGCGAAATCGGCGGCGCACGCGCCAACCATTTCCTGCAGGACGACACGAAAGGGCAGATCCAGACGCAGCTCGCGAGCGACCATGGTGCGTCACAACTGAGCCTGGGCCACATCACGCGGGTGGAAGGCAACACCGGCCGCCGCGAGGCGCGTGGCGAAGGCCTCGAGCTGCGCACCGACCGCGATGGCGTGGTGCGTGCCGCGCGCGGCCTGCTGGTGACGACCGAAGCCCGGCCTAACGCGCGATCGCACGCGAAGGACATGGGCGAGACCGTGGCACGCCTCACGCAAGCGCGCGAGCTGCAGGAAAGCATGGCGGGGCTCGCGCAGCAACACGAGGCCCAAGGCTCGAACGACAGCCAACGCGAAATCGCGAAGGCGATCAAGGCGCAGAACGACGCGATCCGCGGCGGCACGAAGACCGGCGACAACCCGTTCCCCGAGTTCGCCGAGCCGCACCTGACGCTGTCGAGCCCCGCCGGCATCCAGTTGACGACGGCCGGCAGCACGCATCTGGCGAGCGACGAGCACTTGGCGGTCAGCACGGGTGGAGATGTCGGTTTCGCGACCGGCAAATCGTTTTTCGCGAGTATCGCGAATGCGTTCTCGCTGTTCGTGCACAAGCTCGGCATTCGTCTCGTGGCGGCTTCGGGCAAGGTGCGCATCCAGGCGCAGCAGGACGAGGTCGAGATCATCGCGAAGAAGGTCGTCGAGCTGATGAGCACGACTGACTGGATCAACGTGACCGGCAAGCAGGGCATCCGTCTGAGCGGCGGGGGGAGCGCACTGGAAATCAGCGCGGCGGGCATTGTGGGGTTCACGCATGGCAAGTTCCTCGTGCACGCGGGAAGCCACGGGACGGACGGTCCGCAGGGCAAGGGCGCGGGCTTCCCGCCGTCGCCGCAGTCCGGCCCGGGGCAACTGGAATTGCTGCGTCACTACGCGGGCGGCCAGCCGGTCAAGCACAGCGAGTGGACGGTGACGGACAGCCTGGGCGCCGTGCATCGCGGCACGCTGGATGCGGCCGGCCGTGCGATCGCGAGCGGTCTGGCGCCCGGTGCCGTGCGTGTGCATTTCGGCCGGGACCCGCACGATCCGTGGGCGGCCGACAGCTATCTGAAGCCGCCGAGCTGGCGGCCGTCCGATGCGGCCGGCACGACCCCAACGGGTGCCACAGCCTCGAACGACGCGCTGCCCGCCGTCGTGCCTTTCGTCTAA
- a CDS encoding RHS repeat-associated core domain-containing protein — protein sequence MATHSQSVQSAVDTAVVPLDQVLVADVATGAHRFDAWLQSFSHGYVTLHGVKEVAEALPVLGNILAAVDVCGDIATLIEAHRKGPGKEPGTIEELLQWASLAINLIGVLPVPPGTAAARMSLRPTLGIVRQQVKAGVKDLGMAIVGVIEGHFTATLMGELEPFVTKAQAHLPELLKDCGNEAGKFLNTLAQALDQLAAGHLTDPNADLQAASRRLSKVSAHAVVHDPLKTLDNVFGAVWEVGKAGVKVEANATGAVVAAVVPTAAIHQMAAELRAFIPVVKRQLARLSSQDVGTVMHLLTVLASAIQMYKQKRPPVVGAVKPHEPTQAKKQHAGDQVQPRHDEVPPRKPGVGACKACQLGQPAAGTVDSIGFALGEESISHADFELPGVLPLDWTRTYRSNFGGHETDGPLGPRWTTPFHASFEVRGETLVYHDASGRSLDYPLFALGHAHYDAIEQHTVTRESESSIRIARGADLTERYERQGSRFRLTAIADRQGNAISLAYADGRLATLTSSAGAVAAVTHDAQGRVEHIELLDEAGQPIRTLARYRYDDAGDLVAAADEHGAARSYAYAHHLLTRYTDRTGRGMNLQWDGTHLDAKAIREWADDGTFDTRLEWHERLRLTFVTDAYGQVTQHYYDVDGYPYRVVHPDRTEEWFFRDAAKNVTRRVHADGAEEHFTWDARGNLTAHTARDGRTGYFVHDDQDNLTGIQDPEGYRWERYYDSKGRVTEAIDPLGRVTQYAYNGAGMPVAITDPKGGVKSLQWGADGQLASYTDCSGKTATWQYDERGQLVAAKNAAGETTRYEYAAGQLAAVIRPDGSRESFERDAEGRLLAHTDALRRQTRYRYTPAGLIAGRADARGGELAYLWDRLGRLTGLRNENGREYRFDYDAAGRPVAETDFDGKVTQYVRDPASGRVTHQLAGDGVQAFEFDAMGRLARRRGWQTPYASQGRERLVPPAGAQVDEEAFAYDGLGRLLQAANGASRVQRVYDAVGNLQREQLAMRVGADEHHAVWRHEYNELDVRTATVRPDGHRLDWLTYGSGHVHGLLLDGQGVVDFERDDGHRETSRALGNGLKQASAYDAAGRLAHQLLQGTGGRLAERRYGYDAAGQLERIADLRRGTLSYAYDPVGRLTRAQSSLGVETFAFDPAGNLLKTTERDDHGLDAGNRQPALLDNLLKDYAGTHYAYDEQGNLRERTTHGTKTVFGWDSFNRMVSARTQEMDARYVYDALGRRIAKVTEPQLHAHPMAGSSYAQMERQRLKQAHGYGLTLYGWDGDTLAYETAWEQRTTTHYVYEPGSFTPLLQASGPMADGDNGPPRLASVAYYHCDQIGTPQELSDGTGALAWSAHYRAWGEAKEAISEAARKAGIRNPIRFAGQYFDAETGLHYNRHRYYDPTSGRFISKDPIGLAGGINVYAYAPNPIAWTDPLGLAGDETLMPGPFAKESIPARGPERDFTLEERQKINTIGYQDGCHTCGSTDPGTKSGDFIPDHQTPNALNEQGKPQRLYPHCRRCSLKQGGQVTQAKRRNGQ from the coding sequence ATGGCAACCCACTCCCAGTCTGTCCAATCCGCGGTCGACACCGCGGTCGTTCCGCTCGATCAGGTGCTGGTCGCCGATGTGGCGACCGGCGCCCACCGCTTCGATGCGTGGCTGCAATCCTTCAGCCACGGCTATGTGACGCTGCACGGCGTCAAGGAAGTTGCGGAGGCCCTGCCGGTGCTTGGCAACATCCTGGCGGCGGTCGACGTATGCGGCGATATCGCGACGCTGATCGAGGCCCACCGCAAGGGGCCCGGCAAGGAGCCGGGCACGATCGAGGAATTGCTGCAGTGGGCGAGCCTGGCGATCAACCTGATCGGCGTGCTGCCGGTGCCGCCGGGCACCGCGGCGGCCCGCATGTCGCTGCGCCCGACGCTGGGCATCGTGCGGCAGCAGGTCAAGGCCGGCGTCAAGGACCTGGGCATGGCGATCGTCGGGGTGATCGAAGGGCACTTCACGGCCACGCTGATGGGGGAGCTGGAGCCCTTCGTCACCAAAGCCCAGGCGCACCTGCCGGAACTGCTGAAGGACTGCGGCAACGAGGCCGGGAAGTTCCTCAACACGCTCGCCCAGGCGCTGGATCAGCTGGCGGCCGGGCACCTGACCGACCCCAACGCGGACCTGCAGGCCGCGAGCCGGCGACTGTCCAAGGTCTCCGCCCATGCTGTGGTGCACGATCCGCTCAAGACGCTGGACAACGTGTTCGGGGCGGTCTGGGAGGTCGGCAAGGCGGGCGTCAAGGTCGAGGCCAACGCTACCGGCGCGGTGGTGGCGGCCGTCGTGCCCACGGCGGCGATCCACCAGATGGCCGCCGAGCTGCGCGCCTTCATTCCGGTGGTGAAGCGTCAGCTGGCGCGTCTGTCCAGCCAGGACGTCGGCACGGTCATGCACCTGCTCACCGTGCTGGCGAGCGCGATCCAGATGTACAAACAGAAGCGGCCGCCTGTCGTCGGCGCCGTCAAGCCGCACGAGCCCACCCAGGCGAAGAAGCAGCACGCGGGCGACCAGGTGCAGCCGCGCCATGACGAAGTGCCCCCGCGCAAACCCGGCGTCGGGGCCTGTAAGGCCTGCCAACTGGGCCAGCCGGCCGCGGGCACCGTGGACTCGATCGGCTTCGCGCTGGGCGAGGAATCGATCAGCCACGCCGATTTCGAACTGCCGGGGGTGTTGCCGCTCGACTGGACCCGCACCTACCGCTCGAACTTCGGTGGACACGAGACGGACGGCCCGCTGGGCCCGCGCTGGACCACGCCGTTCCACGCCAGCTTCGAAGTGCGCGGCGAGACGCTGGTCTACCACGATGCGTCGGGGCGCAGTCTCGACTACCCGTTGTTCGCGCTCGGCCACGCCCATTACGACGCGATCGAGCAGCACACGGTCACGCGCGAATCCGAATCAAGCATTCGTATTGCGCGCGGTGCCGACCTCACCGAGCGTTACGAGCGTCAGGGCAGCCGCTTCCGGCTGACGGCGATCGCGGATCGCCAGGGCAACGCAATCTCGCTCGCCTACGCCGACGGGCGGCTGGCGACCCTCACCAGCAGCGCCGGCGCGGTGGCGGCCGTCACCCACGACGCGCAGGGGCGCGTTGAACACATCGAACTGCTGGACGAAGCCGGCCAGCCCATCCGCACGCTGGCCCGCTACCGCTACGACGACGCGGGCGACCTGGTCGCCGCCGCCGACGAGCATGGCGCGGCGCGTAGTTATGCGTATGCGCACCACCTGCTCACCCGCTACACGGACCGCACCGGGCGCGGCATGAACCTGCAGTGGGACGGCACGCACCTGGACGCCAAGGCGATCCGCGAGTGGGCCGACGACGGCACCTTCGATACGCGCCTCGAATGGCACGAGCGGCTGCGCCTGACCTTCGTCACCGACGCGTATGGCCAGGTGACGCAGCACTACTACGACGTCGACGGTTACCCGTACCGGGTCGTGCATCCGGACCGCACCGAGGAGTGGTTCTTCCGCGACGCGGCCAAGAACGTGACGCGTCGCGTGCATGCCGACGGCGCCGAGGAGCACTTCACGTGGGATGCGCGCGGCAACCTGACTGCGCACACCGCGCGCGATGGCCGCACCGGGTACTTCGTGCATGACGACCAGGACAACCTGACCGGCATCCAGGACCCCGAAGGCTATCGCTGGGAACGCTACTACGACAGCAAGGGGCGGGTGACCGAAGCGATCGATCCGCTCGGGCGCGTGACGCAGTATGCGTACAACGGTGCCGGCATGCCGGTGGCGATCACCGATCCGAAGGGCGGCGTCAAGTCGCTGCAGTGGGGCGCGGACGGACAGCTTGCGAGCTACACCGACTGCTCGGGCAAGACCGCGACGTGGCAGTACGACGAACGCGGCCAGCTGGTGGCCGCGAAGAACGCCGCGGGCGAGACGACCCGATACGAATACGCGGCCGGGCAGCTTGCGGCGGTGATTCGGCCGGACGGCAGCCGCGAGAGCTTCGAGCGCGATGCCGAGGGGCGGCTGCTCGCGCATACCGACGCGCTGCGGCGCCAGACACGCTACCGCTATACGCCCGCCGGGCTGATCGCGGGGCGCGCCGACGCGCGTGGCGGCGAACTGGCCTACCTGTGGGATCGGCTCGGCCGGCTCACCGGGCTGCGCAACGAGAACGGCCGGGAATACCGTTTCGACTACGATGCGGCGGGCCGACCGGTTGCCGAGACGGACTTCGATGGCAAGGTGACGCAGTATGTGCGCGACCCGGCCAGCGGGCGGGTCACGCACCAGCTTGCCGGCGACGGGGTGCAGGCCTTCGAGTTCGACGCGATGGGACGCCTGGCGCGGCGTCGCGGCTGGCAGACACCGTACGCCAGCCAGGGACGTGAGCGCCTGGTGCCGCCAGCAGGCGCGCAGGTCGACGAGGAAGCGTTCGCCTACGACGGCCTGGGCCGGCTGCTGCAGGCGGCCAACGGCGCGAGCCGGGTGCAGCGCGTCTACGACGCGGTGGGCAACCTGCAGCGCGAGCAACTGGCGATGCGGGTGGGCGCTGATGAGCATCATGCCGTGTGGCGGCACGAATACAACGAGCTGGACGTGCGCACGGCCACGGTCCGCCCGGACGGCCACCGGCTGGACTGGCTGACCTATGGGTCGGGCCACGTGCATGGGCTGCTGCTCGACGGGCAAGGTGTGGTCGACTTCGAGCGCGACGACGGGCACCGGGAGACGAGCCGCGCGCTCGGCAACGGGCTGAAGCAAGCGAGCGCCTACGATGCGGCGGGGCGCCTGGCGCACCAGTTGCTGCAGGGCACGGGCGGGCGGCTGGCCGAGCGGCGCTACGGCTACGACGCGGCCGGGCAGCTGGAGCGGATCGCCGACCTGCGGCGCGGCACGCTCAGCTATGCGTACGATCCGGTGGGGCGGCTCACACGCGCGCAGTCGTCGCTGGGCGTCGAGACGTTTGCGTTCGACCCGGCCGGCAACCTGCTGAAGACCACCGAGCGGGACGACCATGGCCTGGATGCGGGCAACCGGCAGCCGGCGCTGCTCGACAACCTGCTGAAGGACTACGCGGGCACGCATTACGCGTACGACGAGCAAGGTAACCTGCGCGAGCGCACCACCCACGGCACGAAGACGGTGTTCGGTTGGGACAGCTTCAACCGGATGGTGTCGGCGCGTACTCAGGAGATGGACGCGCGGTACGTGTACGACGCGCTGGGGCGGCGGATCGCGAAGGTGACCGAGCCGCAGCTGCACGCGCATCCGATGGCGGGCAGCAGCTATGCGCAGATGGAGCGCCAGCGGCTGAAGCAGGCGCACGGCTATGGGCTGACGCTGTACGGGTGGGACGGCGACACGCTGGCGTACGAGACGGCGTGGGAACAGCGCACGACCACGCACTACGTGTACGAGCCGGGCAGCTTTACGCCGCTGCTGCAGGCGAGCGGGCCGATGGCGGACGGAGATAACGGGCCACCGCGGCTGGCCTCGGTGGCGTACTATCATTGCGATCAGATCGGCACGCCGCAGGAACTGAGCGACGGCACGGGCGCGCTGGCGTGGAGCGCGCATTACCGGGCGTGGGGCGAGGCGAAGGAGGCGATCAGCGAGGCGGCGAGGAAGGCGGGGATTCGGAATCCGATCCGCTTCGCGGGCCAGTACTTCGATGCCGAGACGGGGCTGCACTATAACCGGCATCGGTACTACGATCCGACGTCGGGACGGTTCATTAGCAAGGACCCGATCGGGCTGGCCGGGGGCATCAACGTTTATGCGTATGCGCCTAATCCCATAGCTTGGACTGACCCATTAGGTCTCGCAGGCGACGAAACGTTGATGCCAGGCCCCTTTGCCAAGGAATCCATACCAGCACGCGGGCCGGAACGTGACTTTACTTTAGAGGAAAGGCAGAAAATCAACACGATCGGGTATCAGGATGGTTGCCATACGTGTGGCTCGACAGACCCCGGAACCAAGAGCGGCGATTTTATTCCCGACCACCAAACGCCGAACGCGCTGAACGAGCAAGGGAAGCCCCAACGCCTTTATCCTCATTGCAGGCGGTGTAGTCTCAAACAGGGTGGCCAGGTCACGCAAGCAAAGAGAAGGAATGGCCAATGA
- a CDS encoding Imm21 family immunity protein, translating to MNRYAISDWINSSGGPFVAVEETTAPLWTGTSGSPSDYDLACQSVDYASKLKLHGADVLVLGDEPLQTAVAISDSRQLIVRWKWADSDADVRDAIEKIDFDMIDVIERLTVNWVNQPLVVFDAADVFDPTQCLRLATRHGTNEVTTFIYQPTPRTSLLVHSIVAV from the coding sequence ATGAATAGGTATGCAATTTCAGACTGGATCAACAGCTCCGGCGGACCATTTGTAGCGGTCGAGGAAACAACGGCACCGTTATGGACCGGCACAAGCGGGAGCCCTTCTGATTACGATTTGGCCTGCCAATCCGTCGACTATGCCAGCAAGTTGAAACTGCATGGTGCCGATGTACTTGTCTTGGGCGACGAGCCGTTGCAAACAGCGGTCGCTATATCCGACAGCCGGCAGCTAATTGTTCGCTGGAAATGGGCAGATAGCGACGCGGACGTACGTGACGCAATCGAAAAAATCGACTTCGACATGATAGACGTCATCGAGAGATTGACCGTCAATTGGGTAAATCAGCCGCTGGTTGTGTTCGATGCTGCTGATGTATTTGACCCTACCCAATGTCTGAGACTCGCAACACGTCATGGTACCAACGAAGTGACAACGTTTATTTATCAACCTACGCCACGGACATCCCTGCTAGTGCATTCTATCGTCGCCGTATAG
- a CDS encoding ParB-like protein → MREVHDKRKHIESLSEQARREFIETHPIPAVLGPDARHYLIDHHHLGRALSESKIADVLLEVIEDLSDLSPSDFWAEMDASRWVHPFDESGVRRPVDQLPHHVDHLVDDPYRSLAAYVRNQGGYHKNTQPFSEFLWADFFRERILRLTNHHGFGQAVKEAVRLAQTGEAAHLPGFIGNA, encoded by the coding sequence ATGCGCGAGGTGCATGACAAGCGCAAGCACATCGAGTCGCTGTCAGAACAGGCGCGGCGCGAGTTCATTGAGACTCATCCAATCCCTGCAGTGCTCGGACCGGACGCCAGGCATTACCTGATCGACCACCACCATCTCGGCCGTGCGCTGTCCGAATCGAAGATCGCAGACGTGCTTCTGGAGGTGATCGAGGATCTCTCGGATCTCTCCCCCAGCGACTTCTGGGCGGAGATGGACGCATCACGATGGGTACATCCGTTTGACGAAAGTGGCGTACGCCGCCCGGTCGACCAGTTGCCGCATCACGTGGATCATCTGGTCGATGATCCTTACCGTAGCCTTGCCGCCTACGTTCGCAACCAGGGCGGGTATCACAAGAATACGCAGCCGTTCTCGGAGTTTCTGTGGGCCGATTTCTTTCGTGAGCGCATCCTTCGCCTGACCAATCATCACGGGTTTGGTCAGGCAGTTAAGGAAGCGGTTCGACTCGCGCAGACCGGCGAAGCCGCACATCTGCCCGGCTTTATCGGCAACGCGTAA
- a CDS encoding MgtC/SapB family protein, with translation MGPSSNGALGQLPHALLLNLATAFVFGSLIGLERRWRGHAAGLHTNALVCLGSAVFVAAGCSANSAADTLRIVGQIASGIGFLGGGLILRDGFRLRGLNTAATVWAAAAVGALSATGMTAVAAFSTLLIVFANVVLHWADHALPWSRGGDEDPHGSIPSDAPPHNPIPSATTRLDRPVPVVTRNLS, from the coding sequence ATGGGACCATCCTCTAACGGTGCGCTGGGACAATTGCCCCACGCCTTGCTGCTGAACCTTGCGACCGCATTCGTGTTCGGGTCGCTCATCGGGCTTGAGCGTCGCTGGCGCGGACATGCGGCAGGCCTGCATACCAATGCGCTCGTGTGTCTCGGCTCGGCTGTCTTCGTCGCCGCCGGTTGCTCGGCAAACTCCGCTGCAGACACGCTGCGTATCGTTGGGCAGATCGCGTCCGGGATCGGCTTTCTCGGCGGCGGGCTGATCCTGCGGGATGGATTCCGGCTGCGCGGACTGAACACAGCAGCGACAGTCTGGGCGGCCGCAGCGGTCGGGGCGCTCTCCGCTACGGGCATGACCGCTGTGGCGGCCTTTAGCACGCTGCTGATTGTGTTCGCTAACGTTGTACTACATTGGGCTGATCACGCGCTTCCGTGGTCTCGCGGCGGTGACGAGGATCCTCACGGTTCGATTCCGTCCGATGCCCCCCCACATAACCCGATTCCATCCGCGACCACGCGGCTGGACCGGCCTGTCCCGGTAGTCACCAGAAATCTCTCCTGA